One Oncorhynchus nerka isolate Pitt River linkage group LG5, Oner_Uvic_2.0, whole genome shotgun sequence genomic window carries:
- the LOC115129354 gene encoding zinc finger protein 517-like, which produces MSEAILTFQYQLNGVMETVLKTAVHEITRLVKDSFLKEVTGSKREVEILKERLQQCEQRWRDGEEERKRREVEEREQKKKREEREQRGVCRRCGCAGDTEEREEALLGAEEGCVIKQEMFQSGGPSTLPERKGPQEMATPSSSCVSERMDEREAHVVHIKEEPNDWEDLVTQMVTSTDASIVSLSRLQRLSSHAGAWTSEPQPPPPLPAPWASEPLPPAPWASEPFPPAPWDSEPPPLPPAPLAREPPLPPTPWIRKEQLLLSRSVIPTQGTEHAVGALESINTTAQLRVKPFSCPHCGKSFPQLRNLKDHQKYHHTGKKAFTCSQCGMGFVYMCHFRVHMQRHTRERAFSCSQCGKSFSLQSGLEKHRVLHTAERPYNCTDCGNRFYSRVDLKIHEQIHAAR; this is translated from the exons ATGTCAGAGGCCATCCTCACCTTCCAGTACCAGCTCAATGGAGTCATGGAAACGGTCCTCAAAACTGCTGTGCATGAGATCACTCGGCTGGTGAAGGACAGCTTCCTGAAGGAAGTGACTGGGAGCAAGCGGGAGGTGGAAATCTTGAAGGAGAGGCTGCAGCAGTGTGAGCAGAGATGGAGggacggagaggaggagaggaagaggagggaagttgaagagagagagcagaaaaagaagagggaagagagagagcagaggggggtgtGTAGAAGATGTGGTTGTGCTGGAGACactgaggagagggaagaggctcTGTTAG GAGCAGAGGAAGGTTGTGTTATCAAACAGGAGATGTTCCAGTCAGGTGGACCCAGCACTCTCCCAGAGAGAAAGGGTCCACAGGAAATGGCCACACCCAGCTCTTCCTGTGTCTCTGAAAGGATGGACGAGAGGGAGGCCCATGTGGTCCATATCAAAGAAGAGCCCAATGACTGGGAGGATCTGGTTACCCAGATGGTCACATCCACAGATGCCTCCATAGTGAGCCTGAGTCGTCTGCAGAGATTGAGCTCACATGCTGGGGCTTGGACCAGTGAGCCTCAGCCTCCACCTCCACTCCCAGCACCATGGGCCAGTGAGCCTCTTCCTCCAGCACCATGGGCCAGTGAGCCTTTTCCTCCAGCACCATGGGACAGTgagcctccacctctacctccagcACCATTGGCCAGGGAGCCTCCACTACCTCCAACACCATGGATCAGGAAGGAGCAGCTCCTACTTTCAAGGTCAGTGATACCCACACAGGGGACAGAGCATGCTGTGGGGGCCCTCGAAAGCATCAACACAACGGCACAGCTGAGGGTCAAACCCTTCAGCTGCCCACACTGTGGGAAGAGCTTCCCTCAGCTCCGAAACCTGAAAGACCACCAGAAGTACCACCACACAGGGAAGAAGGCCTTCACCTGCTCCCAGTGTGGTATGGGTTTTGTGTACATGTGCCACTTCAGGGTACACATGCAGCGCCACACGAGGGAGAGGGCATTCAGCTGctctcagtgtgggaagagcttcagcCTTCAGAGCGGCTTGGAGAAACACCGGGTCCTTCACACTGCAGAGAGGCCTTACAACTGCACGGACTGTGGGAACAGATTCTATTCTAGAGTGGACCTGAAAATACATGAACAAATTCATGCAGCAAGGTAG
- the LOC115129358 gene encoding zinc finger protein 439-like isoform X2, with the protein MSEKVQNTFRLQLSSVMDSLLTAAVCEISKIFEGSLSEQQAELTQSVEEISALKGKLRLAEMRLKEGGKIKVLDGTAANTSGQTVTDVTTIADIEEVPDWCEPLQSEDSLIPPSKIKKENEGPWVDLRPLSVSLWRIPNIKQEAEDFDNHLLTALARSPPRKGSAAERLLNRRLKDIPELSAAWSGYGCGSVGRGLRKTHGSLLCTFKQENPEPQSSVLLDKKVLRHSTRHGKDCDLQSKHREGTHGKTSDIVKKKVGRRRKHLKMEPSAEEEATTSGTDKSFCCKYCGKGFHREFGLSVHMRSHNKGTYKCPKCPKKFPYPSALRVHTLNSHGKTEKNKPCSNVKEKLNSINHKVKSLSPSRTKPTSPTNKPLSSSKVKPLPPKDKPTSPNNKAGSPKGSTHPCHVCHKEYTSAKSLQDHEHIHTGERPYPCNQCGQRFRVKQFLILHLRKAHADVYGVRRAADTSPGLHQWRIPLLTVLSSNLPLSQRAKTIDVQRKTANGSK; encoded by the exons ATGTCGGAGAAGGTGCAGAACACCTTCAGGTTGCAGCTGTCCTCCGTCATGGACTCCCTGCTCACTGCAGCCGTGTGTGAGATCTCCAAGATCTTTGAGGGCAGTCTGAGTGAGCAGCAGGCAGAGCTCACGCAGAGTGTAGAGGAGATCTCAGCATTGAAGGGGAAGCTGAGGCTGGCAGAGATGAGGTTGAAGGAGGGTGGAAAAATAAAGGTGTTGGATGGTACGGCTGCCAACACCTCTGGGCAAACAGTCACTGACGTGACGACAATTGCTGATATAGAAGAAG TACCCGATTGGTGCGAGCCCCTTCAGTCAGAAGATTCTTTAATTCCACCCTCGAAGATCAAAAAGGAAAATGAGGGGCCATGGGTGGACCTGCGACCACTGAGTGTGTCTCTATGGCGCATCCCTAACATCAAACAAGAG GCTGAAGATTTTGATAACCACTTGCTGACAGCCCTAGCCAGGAGTCCTCCACGAAAAG ggtCGGCTGCGGAGCGGTTGTTAAACAGACGGTTAAAAGACATACCTGAACTGAGCGCGGCCTGGTCAGGGTATGGTTGTGGCTCAGTAGGGCGGGGGCTGAGGAAGACCCATGGTAGTCTGTTGTGCACATTCAAACAAGAAAATCCGGAACCCCAGAGCAGCGTCTTATTAGATAAGAAAGTCTTGAGGCACAGCACAAGACATGGAAAAGATTGTGACTTACAAAGCAAACATAGAGAGGGGACACATGGGAAAACGAGTGACATAGTGAAAAAGAAGGTAGGAAGGAGAAGAAAGCATTTAAAAATGGAACCTAGTGCAGAGGAAGAAGCAACAACCAGTGGAACTGACAAGAGTTTCTGCTGCAAATACTGTGGGAAGGGCTTTCACAGAGAGTTTGGTCTTTCTGTGCACATGAGGTCTCATAACAAGGGGACATACAAATGTCCTAAGTGTCCCAAAAAGTTTCCGTATCCAAGTGCACTCCGTGTGCACACATTGAACAGCCACGGCAAAACAGAAAAGAACAAACCTTGCTCTAACGTCAAAGAAAAGTTGAACTCTATCAACCACAAAGTGAAATCCCTCTCCCCCAGCAGAACAAAGCCTACTTCCCCCACCAACAAACCTCTCTCTTCCAGCAAGGTCAAACCTCTACCCCCCAAAGACAAACCTACCTCCCCCAACAACAAAGCTGGCTCCCCTAAAGGCAGCACACATCCTTGTCACGTTTGCCATAAGGAGTACACTTCTGCAAAATCCCTGCAGGACCACGAACACATTCACACAGGTGAGAGACCGTACCCTTGTAACCAGTGTGGGCAGAGGTTCCGTGTAAAGCAGTTCCTCATATTACATTTGCGTAAAGCCCATGCGGATGTGTACGGGGTGAGGAGAGCAGCAGATACCTCTCCTGGACTGCACCAGTGGAGGATCCCATTGCTAACGGTGCTGAGCAGCAACCTGCCATTAAGTCAAAGAGCAAAGACGATCGACGTGCAAAGGAAAACAGCAAACGGAAGCAAATGA
- the LOC115129358 gene encoding zinc finger protein 439-like isoform X1: MSEKVQNTFRLQLSSVMDSLLTAAVCEISKIFEGSLSEQQAELTQSVEEISALKGKLRLAEMRLKEGGKIKVLDGTAANTSGQTVTDVTTIADIEEVPDWCEPLQSEDSLIPPSKIKKENEGPWVDLRPLSVSLWRIPNIKQEQAEDFDNHLLTALARSPPRKGSAAERLLNRRLKDIPELSAAWSGYGCGSVGRGLRKTHGSLLCTFKQENPEPQSSVLLDKKVLRHSTRHGKDCDLQSKHREGTHGKTSDIVKKKVGRRRKHLKMEPSAEEEATTSGTDKSFCCKYCGKGFHREFGLSVHMRSHNKGTYKCPKCPKKFPYPSALRVHTLNSHGKTEKNKPCSNVKEKLNSINHKVKSLSPSRTKPTSPTNKPLSSSKVKPLPPKDKPTSPNNKAGSPKGSTHPCHVCHKEYTSAKSLQDHEHIHTGERPYPCNQCGQRFRVKQFLILHLRKAHADVYGVRRAADTSPGLHQWRIPLLTVLSSNLPLSQRAKTIDVQRKTANGSK; this comes from the exons ATGTCGGAGAAGGTGCAGAACACCTTCAGGTTGCAGCTGTCCTCCGTCATGGACTCCCTGCTCACTGCAGCCGTGTGTGAGATCTCCAAGATCTTTGAGGGCAGTCTGAGTGAGCAGCAGGCAGAGCTCACGCAGAGTGTAGAGGAGATCTCAGCATTGAAGGGGAAGCTGAGGCTGGCAGAGATGAGGTTGAAGGAGGGTGGAAAAATAAAGGTGTTGGATGGTACGGCTGCCAACACCTCTGGGCAAACAGTCACTGACGTGACGACAATTGCTGATATAGAAGAAG TACCCGATTGGTGCGAGCCCCTTCAGTCAGAAGATTCTTTAATTCCACCCTCGAAGATCAAAAAGGAAAATGAGGGGCCATGGGTGGACCTGCGACCACTGAGTGTGTCTCTATGGCGCATCCCTAACATCAAACAAGAG CAGGCTGAAGATTTTGATAACCACTTGCTGACAGCCCTAGCCAGGAGTCCTCCACGAAAAG ggtCGGCTGCGGAGCGGTTGTTAAACAGACGGTTAAAAGACATACCTGAACTGAGCGCGGCCTGGTCAGGGTATGGTTGTGGCTCAGTAGGGCGGGGGCTGAGGAAGACCCATGGTAGTCTGTTGTGCACATTCAAACAAGAAAATCCGGAACCCCAGAGCAGCGTCTTATTAGATAAGAAAGTCTTGAGGCACAGCACAAGACATGGAAAAGATTGTGACTTACAAAGCAAACATAGAGAGGGGACACATGGGAAAACGAGTGACATAGTGAAAAAGAAGGTAGGAAGGAGAAGAAAGCATTTAAAAATGGAACCTAGTGCAGAGGAAGAAGCAACAACCAGTGGAACTGACAAGAGTTTCTGCTGCAAATACTGTGGGAAGGGCTTTCACAGAGAGTTTGGTCTTTCTGTGCACATGAGGTCTCATAACAAGGGGACATACAAATGTCCTAAGTGTCCCAAAAAGTTTCCGTATCCAAGTGCACTCCGTGTGCACACATTGAACAGCCACGGCAAAACAGAAAAGAACAAACCTTGCTCTAACGTCAAAGAAAAGTTGAACTCTATCAACCACAAAGTGAAATCCCTCTCCCCCAGCAGAACAAAGCCTACTTCCCCCACCAACAAACCTCTCTCTTCCAGCAAGGTCAAACCTCTACCCCCCAAAGACAAACCTACCTCCCCCAACAACAAAGCTGGCTCCCCTAAAGGCAGCACACATCCTTGTCACGTTTGCCATAAGGAGTACACTTCTGCAAAATCCCTGCAGGACCACGAACACATTCACACAGGTGAGAGACCGTACCCTTGTAACCAGTGTGGGCAGAGGTTCCGTGTAAAGCAGTTCCTCATATTACATTTGCGTAAAGCCCATGCGGATGTGTACGGGGTGAGGAGAGCAGCAGATACCTCTCCTGGACTGCACCAGTGGAGGATCCCATTGCTAACGGTGCTGAGCAGCAACCTGCCATTAAGTCAAAGAGCAAAGACGATCGACGTGCAAAGGAAAACAGCAAACGGAAGCAAATGA
- the LOC115129360 gene encoding LOW QUALITY PROTEIN: zinc finger protein 500-like (The sequence of the model RefSeq protein was modified relative to this genomic sequence to represent the inferred CDS: inserted 1 base in 1 codon), with amino-acid sequence MLESVRNTFHAQLATVMDSLLAAAVCEIAKIFESSLCEQQEELTQRGEEITGLRGRLERAERRLKKEGEEEEEEEGEGLLDVVEGPVRKTGGDGSPGQQSEPRAGSSWDSDAASETPPLVQDSGCKKSHRMKKERTELEGSSIKEELKHCPLPQFEEPHPAPVEGEGQGPGRSSSAGGQRLGEPLSDTTGTKAKLSHWEGDPRPLQSQSSTSFFHGPRVGHFSPRPDHRSPGLXPWASGVPLELQDPSFLDQSPDQVLEQREPRQSQDQTNQSQRGLRPRDDRGRGLVHQNRWSLAAKDPVRPHPNANVQKHAQGHAHTLGGARPYTCPYCGKSFSYPSHQRRHLLRHTGVRMYPCLVCDKSFLTPSELTVHTRVHTGERPFGCTQCGKRFARSGNLRAHQRDVHLGKRPFVCQECGKRFAHRGNLRVHYQRVHQGLPYHEDEYDQDGNTLPSTG; translated from the exons ATGCTGGAGTCTGTAAGGAACACGTTTCACGCCCAGCTGGCCACCGTCATGGACTCCCTGCTGGCGGCAGCGGTGTGTGAGATCGCAAAAATCTTTGAGAGCAGTCTGTGTGAGCAGCAGGAGGAgctgacacagagaggagaggagatcacgGGCCTGAGGGGGAGGCTGGAGCGGGCAGAGAGGAGGCtgaagaaggaaggagaggaggaggaggaagaagaaggagagggCCTACTGGATGTGGTAGAAGGACCAGTGAGAAAAACAGGAGGAGATGGCAGCCCGGGGCAGCAGTCTGAACCAAGAGCTG GTTCAAGCTGGGATTCGGATGCGGCCTCTGAGACCCCTCCACTGGTCCAGGACAGCGGATGTAAGAAGTCCCACAGGATGAAAAAGGAGAGAACTGAGCTGGAGGGGTCCTCCATCAAAGAAGAG CTTAAACATTGCCCTCTTCCACAGTTCGAGGAGCCCCACCCTGCCCCTGTGGAGGGGGAGGGCCAAGGGCCAGGGAGGAGCTCTTCTGCTGGGGGTCAGAGGCTGGGAGAACCCTTGTCTGACACAACAGGGACCAAGGCAAAGT TATCCCATTGGGAGGGAGACCCCAGACCTCTTCAGAGCCAGAGCTCCACCTCCTTCTTCCATGGCCCCCGGGTTGGACATTTCTCTCCCAGACCCGACCACAGGTCTCCTGGGC GACCCTGGGCCAGTGGGGTTCCTCTAGAGCTTCAGGATCCAAGCTTCCTGGACCAGAGCCCAGACCAGGTACTAGAGCAGAGAGAGCCCCGGCAGTCACAGGACCAAACCAACCAATCCCAGAGAGGCCTGAGACCAAGAGACGACAGAGGGAGGGGCCTAGTTCATCAGAACCGCTGGTCATTGGCTGCCAAGGATCCAGTCAGACCACACCCCAACGCAAATGTTCAGAAACACGCACAaggtcacgcacacacactgggcGGGGCGAGACCCTACACTTGCCCGTACTGCGGCAAGAGCTTCAGCTACCCGTCCCACCAGCGCAGGCACCTGTTGCGCCACACAGGGGTGAGGATGTACCCCTGCTTGGTATGCGACAAGAGCTTCCTGACTCCGTCAGAGCTCACGGTGCATACCCGCGTCCACACAGGGGAAAGGCCGTTTGGCTGCACCCAGTGTGGAAAGCGTTTTGCCCGCAGCGGGAACCTCCGGGCCCACCAGAGAGACGTCCACCTGGGGAAGAGACCCTTTGTCTGCCAGGAGTGTGGCAAGAGGTTCGCCCACAGGGGCAACCTGAGGGTGCACTACCAGAGGGTACACCAGGGCCTGCCATACCATGAGGATGAGTATGACCAGGATGGCAACACTCTCCCCTCTACTGGGTAA